From the Desulfosarcina sp. BuS5 genome, one window contains:
- a CDS encoding roadblock/LC7 domain-containing protein: MSYILTQKQLDDIDRILQKELMELGIKSVILIDMAGNVIANLDNGNVDHDVYSLAALAAGNFGAVAAMAKIVGEQEFSLLFHKGKKENIHFSKVLPDFLLITIFGNDVSLGFLRLKVDEAVRKIAKLLSGPSN, translated from the coding sequence TTGTCTTATATACTTACTCAAAAACAGCTTGATGATATTGATCGTATCTTGCAAAAAGAACTTATGGAACTCGGCATAAAAAGCGTAATTCTCATAGATATGGCCGGAAATGTAATCGCCAACCTGGACAACGGGAATGTAGATCATGATGTCTATTCTCTGGCAGCGTTAGCAGCCGGTAATTTCGGAGCGGTTGCCGCCATGGCAAAAATTGTCGGGGAACAGGAATTCTCTTTACTTTTTCATAAGGGGAAAAAAGAAAACATACATTTCAGCAAGGTTCTGCCCGATTTTTTGCTTATAACTATATTCGGTAATGATGTCTCCTTGGGTTTTTTACGATTAAAAGTAGATGAGGCTGTCAGAAAAATAGCAAAACTACTTAGCGGCCCTTCTAACTGA
- a CDS encoding precorrin-2 dehydrogenase/sirohydrochlorin ferrochelatase family protein, with amino-acid sequence MKYYPVNLDVNGKKCLVVGGGSVGGRKIKTLLDCGAMVTVISPVVTQKVQNLADNGSIMLKKRPYLTSDIDEKTFLVIGATDNDNLNRLIHKDAERFNMLCNIADRPEVCNFILPAIVNRGDLIIAVSTSGKSPAFAKKLRQRLEKEYGDEYAEFLKLMGAIREKLLIGEYEPEEHKHLFEESISKGLLEMIKDGKEDKIDALLGEIFGTEYRLSSLKKKLNRDGRVPGQR; translated from the coding sequence ATGAAATATTATCCTGTTAATCTTGATGTAAATGGTAAAAAATGTCTGGTCGTAGGAGGGGGTTCGGTTGGCGGCCGAAAAATAAAAACACTTCTCGACTGCGGCGCCATGGTTACAGTTATAAGCCCGGTGGTTACACAAAAAGTACAAAACCTCGCCGATAACGGTTCCATAATGTTAAAAAAAAGACCTTACCTGACATCCGATATTGACGAAAAAACCTTCCTTGTTATCGGAGCAACCGACAATGATAATCTAAACCGTCTGATACATAAAGATGCGGAACGTTTTAATATGCTCTGTAACATAGCTGACCGGCCTGAGGTGTGCAATTTTATTCTGCCTGCCATAGTTAACAGGGGCGACCTGATAATAGCCGTTTCAACCTCCGGCAAGAGCCCGGCTTTTGCCAAAAAGTTGAGGCAGCGGCTTGAAAAAGAGTATGGCGATGAATATGCGGAATTTCTAAAATTAATGGGGGCCATTCGTGAAAAACTGTTAATCGGTGAGTACGAACCCGAAGAGCATAAACATCTTTTTGAAGAATCTATATCCAAAGGGCTGCTTGAGATGATCAAAGATGGAAAAGAAGATAAGATTGACGCACTTCTGGGCGAGATATTCGGAACAGAATATAGACTGAGCAGTCTGAAAAAAAAATTAAATAGAGACGGAAGAGTACCAGGACAAAGATGA
- the gcvH gene encoding glycine cleavage system protein GcvH, with translation MKDIDELNIPDHIKYGDTHEWAELKGDMVKIGISDYAQDQLGDIVFVELPEVGTSFSRGDEFGTVESVKAVSELYMPVGGEVSAVNAALGDAPELVNNDPYNAGWMIEIKLINKEELTDLMDKTAYLKMLKG, from the coding sequence ATGAAAGATATTGATGAATTAAATATTCCTGATCATATTAAATACGGTGATACTCACGAATGGGCTGAATTAAAGGGGGATATGGTAAAAATCGGTATCAGCGATTATGCTCAGGATCAGTTGGGCGATATTGTTTTTGTGGAACTGCCTGAAGTCGGCACCTCTTTCAGCAGGGGCGATGAATTCGGTACCGTCGAATCGGTAAAGGCTGTATCGGAACTTTATATGCCGGTGGGGGGTGAGGTTTCAGCCGTCAATGCAGCTCTTGGCGATGCACCGGAACTTGTCAATAATGACCCTTACAACGCGGGCTGGATGATAGAGATAAAGTTGATCAATAAGGAGGAATTAACAGACCTGATGGATAAAACCGCTTATTTGAAGATGCTGAAAGGATAA
- a CDS encoding cold-shock protein: MENGVVKWFNEQKGYGFIEQENGPDVFVHHSGINASGFKSLNEGDRVTFDIEQGQKGPSAVNVSVV; the protein is encoded by the coding sequence ATGGAGAATGGAGTTGTAAAATGGTTCAATGAGCAAAAAGGTTATGGCTTTATTGAGCAGGAAAACGGGCCTGATGTATTTGTCCATCACTCAGGAATTAATGCATCCGGATTTAAATCTCTCAACGAAGGAGACCGGGTTACGTTCGACATTGAGCAAGGCCAGAAAGGTCCTTCCGCAGTCAATGTAAGTGTAGTTTAG
- the lipA gene encoding lipoyl synthase, protein MSGNSLKKPDWLRISLPKGPEYERLRSLIKKHRLNTVCVEAKCPNIFECFSRNTATFLILGPNCTRNCRFCSIGTGKTGPPDPEEPVRVAMAASQMNLRYVVVTSVTRDDLPDGGAGIFAETIIEIKKRITSARVEVLIPDFKGDREGLKTVLFAGPDVLNHNIETVSRLYPRVRPVAEYQRSLTLLKRVKKYAPDIFIKSGIMLGLGEEDHEIMETLNDLYDYGCRILTIGQYLQPTRAHLPVHRYLSPDEFDKWRTTAITTGFYQVSSGPFVRSSYNAREMFQCHCKKKDTFS, encoded by the coding sequence ATGTCCGGCAACAGCCTGAAAAAACCGGATTGGCTCCGCATCAGCCTTCCAAAGGGGCCTGAATATGAAAGATTAAGATCCCTCATAAAAAAACACCGGCTCAATACAGTCTGTGTGGAGGCGAAATGCCCCAATATATTTGAATGTTTTTCCCGGAATACGGCAACCTTTCTGATTCTCGGCCCCAATTGCACCCGCAATTGCCGTTTCTGCTCAATCGGAACCGGAAAAACCGGACCACCCGATCCGGAAGAACCTGTCCGGGTTGCAATGGCTGCCTCACAAATGAATCTGCGCTATGTAGTGGTAACCTCAGTTACCCGGGATGATCTTCCCGACGGCGGGGCCGGAATATTTGCAGAGACAATCATTGAAATTAAAAAAAGAATAACATCTGCGCGTGTGGAAGTATTGATTCCAGATTTCAAAGGAGACCGGGAAGGGCTGAAAACTGTTCTTTTCGCTGGCCCTGACGTATTAAACCACAATATAGAAACCGTTTCCCGCCTCTACCCGCGGGTCAGGCCCGTAGCAGAATACCAACGATCACTTACGCTGCTGAAACGGGTAAAAAAATATGCCCCGGACATTTTTATCAAATCAGGCATAATGCTAGGCCTTGGTGAAGAGGATCATGAGATAATGGAAACACTGAACGACCTTTATGATTATGGATGCAGGATACTTACCATTGGTCAGTATCTTCAGCCCACAAGGGCTCATCTTCCTGTTCACAGGTATCTGTCTCCGGATGAATTCGATAAATGGCGCACAACCGCCATTACTACAGGATTTTATCAAGTTTCGTCAGGGCCTTTTGTGAGAAGCTCATATAACGCCAGGGAGATGTTCCAATGCCACTGTAAAAAAAAAGATACATTCAGCTAA
- the lipB gene encoding lipoyl(octanoyl) transferase LipB, with protein MEYSEALGLQRRIVSAINDKVIGADILLVLEHHPVFTLGSRGGLENILVLDDFLRKKGIRVIDAERGGDITFHGPGQIVVYPVINLPGSGLRVADFVSGLEEMMIRAAADWGIYAKRDLRNRGAWVGNKKLGSVGIRIRRGTSFHGLALNVNISLEPFKWINPCGIKNIEMTSFKKELSRKISMPGIRKTVMNLFADIFKKDLIKTDLTKLQEMIKCPATA; from the coding sequence ATGGAGTATTCAGAAGCCCTGGGCTTGCAGCGCAGGATTGTATCGGCAATCAACGACAAGGTTATTGGCGCGGATATTTTGCTGGTGCTGGAACATCATCCGGTCTTTACATTGGGCAGCCGGGGCGGTCTTGAAAACATTCTTGTTTTAGACGATTTTTTAAGAAAAAAGGGTATCCGGGTAATAGATGCGGAACGTGGAGGGGATATTACATTTCACGGGCCTGGACAAATTGTGGTCTATCCTGTTATTAATCTGCCGGGATCCGGATTAAGGGTAGCCGACTTTGTCTCGGGTCTTGAGGAGATGATGATACGGGCTGCAGCAGACTGGGGTATTTATGCAAAAAGAGATCTCAGAAACAGGGGCGCCTGGGTCGGAAATAAAAAACTCGGAAGCGTTGGGATCAGAATCCGCCGCGGCACCAGTTTCCACGGTCTTGCCCTGAACGTGAATATTTCCCTGGAACCTTTTAAATGGATAAATCCCTGCGGAATTAAAAATATTGAAATGACCTCTTTTAAAAAGGAGCTTTCCCGCAAAATTTCCATGCCCGGGATACGGAAAACCGTAATGAATCTATTTGCGGATATCTTTAAAAAGGATCTTATTAAAACAGATCTAACAAAATTACAGGAAATGATAAAATGTCCGGCAACAGCCTGA
- a CDS encoding MBL fold metallo-hydrolase produces MTHLDYNDITVTILGSGTCVPSLRRSSCSVLVQTGGRQLLFDAGQGTIRRLLEAGITIFEISHIFFSHFHPDHTGELVPFLFSTRYSDEKKRKKPLVIAGGKGFASFYSGLKAVYGIWIELDEEILKIIEFDNAARDMRKFNNFTIETIPVQHNEESIAYRIISPAGTVIVYSGDTDFSLNLVDLAQNADLLICEASFPDSKKVKGHLTPSLAGEIASKANVKKLALTHFYPICDEYDIKKECRKNYDGQIILAEDHLRISIPACKGRKKNEILSC; encoded by the coding sequence ATGACTCATTTAGACTATAACGACATCACCGTGACAATCCTTGGCTCCGGGACATGTGTGCCATCTTTGAGAAGAAGCTCTTGTTCCGTACTCGTTCAAACCGGGGGGCGGCAGCTTCTCTTTGATGCCGGGCAGGGAACCATCAGGAGGCTCCTGGAGGCAGGTATAACGATATTTGAGATTTCACACATTTTCTTCAGTCATTTCCACCCCGACCATACCGGCGAACTTGTGCCGTTTCTATTTTCAACCAGGTATTCTGACGAAAAAAAAAGAAAAAAACCGCTTGTAATCGCCGGGGGAAAGGGATTCGCATCATTTTACAGCGGACTTAAAGCTGTATACGGTATATGGATAGAACTTGACGAGGAGATATTAAAAATTATTGAGTTTGATAATGCGGCCCGCGATATGCGTAAATTCAACAATTTTACCATTGAAACAATACCCGTTCAACATAATGAAGAGAGTATCGCGTACAGAATTATAAGTCCGGCCGGTACAGTCATTGTCTATTCAGGCGACACGGACTTCTCCCTTAACCTGGTTGATCTGGCGCAAAATGCCGATTTACTGATTTGTGAAGCATCATTTCCTGACAGCAAAAAAGTAAAAGGCCATCTGACCCCGTCCCTGGCCGGAGAGATTGCTTCAAAAGCAAATGTAAAAAAGCTTGCGCTTACCCACTTTTACCCGATCTGTGATGAGTATGATATTAAAAAAGAATGCCGTAAAAATTATGATGGACAGATTATTCTGGCTGAGGATCATTTGAGAATCAGCATTCCTGCTTGTAAAGGCCGAAAAAAAAATGAAATATTATCCTGTTAA
- a CDS encoding B12-binding domain-containing radical SAM protein — translation MKILLIYPYSIDKRIQEDDISVVPMGLYYIGALLKENHYDVEILNFYDLDKDSPIIRNILVEKKPNLIGFSILHANRWGGIEIARIARDIFPDVRIVFGGIGATFLWEHLLVHFKEIDFVITGEGEYSFLNLLESLQGKIALNVEDIEGIAFRDGERVKKNEARNHIQDLNKLPNPARYFTYQHLSLTRGCPGCCSFCGSPQFWGRGVRFHSPDYFVDQLDILYKKGVTFFYFSDDTFTLKKKLVIEICQKIIERNLHISWSAISRVNYINEEILLWMRKAGCTQISYGVESGSEKIRNKLNKAIKTDDIKKAFALTVKYGILARAYFIYGCPGENEITIQETIDLIQQIKPLSIIFYILVLFPGTALYEDFKQRLKLDDDIWLNRVEDIPYFETDPDLPGEAVVDFGKKLRFSYYDNIHGFADNISLADKKELYAYHADFYSRLGMTFSHGDYAGIDKIKYKDRTAAGLYQKALDYYPDHRAYLGLGIIQQKCGMYEESASTLKQGVSHYPESEPLNICLGITWMNLGKYDEALSCLLKFQDSKDAVGHIANCYKALGDTQQEMLFMEKLRFI, via the coding sequence GTGAAGATACTTCTCATATATCCTTACTCTATAGATAAACGCATTCAGGAAGATGACATCAGCGTGGTTCCCATGGGCCTCTATTATATAGGCGCCCTGTTAAAGGAAAATCATTATGATGTGGAGATCCTGAATTTTTATGATCTTGATAAGGATTCACCGATAATCAGAAACATACTTGTCGAAAAAAAACCGAATCTGATAGGATTTTCCATCCTCCATGCAAATCGATGGGGCGGAATTGAGATTGCTCGTATAGCAAGGGATATTTTTCCTGATGTGAGGATTGTCTTCGGCGGCATAGGGGCAACATTTTTATGGGAACATCTTCTGGTTCATTTTAAGGAGATAGACTTTGTCATAACAGGAGAAGGTGAATATTCTTTTTTGAATCTCCTGGAGTCGCTGCAAGGTAAAATTGCTTTGAATGTAGAAGATATTGAAGGGATAGCATTCAGAGATGGGGAGAGAGTTAAAAAAAATGAGGCACGCAATCATATCCAGGATCTGAACAAACTTCCCAATCCTGCCCGGTATTTTACCTATCAGCATCTTTCCTTGACCCGTGGTTGCCCCGGCTGCTGTTCTTTCTGCGGATCACCGCAATTCTGGGGAAGGGGAGTAAGATTTCATTCCCCAGACTACTTTGTAGACCAGTTGGATATTCTTTATAAAAAAGGTGTCACCTTTTTTTATTTTTCAGATGATACTTTTACTCTTAAAAAAAAGCTTGTAATAGAAATTTGTCAAAAAATTATCGAACGTAATCTCCACATCTCATGGTCGGCGATTTCACGTGTCAATTATATAAATGAAGAGATTCTATTGTGGATGAGGAAGGCCGGCTGCACCCAGATCAGTTACGGTGTGGAAAGCGGTTCTGAGAAAATCAGAAACAAGCTGAACAAGGCAATTAAGACCGATGATATCAAAAAGGCTTTTGCCCTGACGGTAAAGTACGGAATACTTGCCAGGGCCTATTTTATTTACGGCTGTCCCGGAGAAAATGAAATAACTATCCAGGAAACCATAGATCTTATCCAGCAAATAAAACCCTTAAGCATAATATTTTATATTTTGGTATTGTTTCCAGGCACAGCGCTTTATGAGGATTTCAAGCAACGACTTAAACTGGACGACGATATTTGGCTTAATAGAGTAGAGGATATACCCTATTTCGAAACAGACCCCGATCTCCCAGGAGAAGCGGTTGTAGATTTTGGAAAAAAATTGAGATTTAGCTATTATGATAACATTCATGGTTTTGCGGATAATATAAGTCTTGCTGATAAAAAGGAGCTTTATGCGTATCATGCCGATTTCTATTCACGGTTGGGCATGACCTTCAGTCATGGGGATTATGCAGGGATTGACAAAATCAAATATAAGGACAGGACCGCTGCCGGCTTATATCAGAAAGCGCTTGATTATTATCCCGATCACAGGGCCTATCTCGGTCTTGGTATTATACAGCAGAAATGCGGGATGTACGAAGAATCCGCATCTACACTTAAGCAAGGTGTCAGTCATTATCCGGAGAGCGAACCTTTGAACATCTGTCTCGGGATAACATGGATGAATTTGGGGAAATACGACGAAGCACTCTCATGCTTGCTGAAATTTCAGGATTCAAAGGATGCTGTCGGCCATATTGCAAACTGTTACAAGGCTCTGGGGGATACGCAACAGGAGATGTTGTTCATGGAAAAGTTACGTTTTATATAA
- the gcvPB gene encoding aminomethyl-transferring glycine dehydrogenase subunit GcvPB: MNDNSVAGGLILNEKMLWERGKKGRSGFSLPKRDVKECLLDHELTGSGSGPDLPDLSEIDVIRHFTRLSTWNFGIDTGLYPLGSCTMKYNPKTNERQAALTGLAGSHPLLPSDFSQGALELMFKLEQFLAEITGLDAATLQPGAGAHGELSGMLMINAWHKAKGSPRSKIIIPDTAHGTNPASAALCGFTPVHILSNEKGILSSEDVAAVMDDDTAGIMVTNPNTLGLFEENIVQITELVHAKGGLVYCDGANLNAVMGIVDMKRIGIDIMHLNLHKTFSTPHGGGGPGSGPVCVTKMLEPFLPVPRVIKKGGKYILSEEFPNSIGRLLAFHGHFSVLVKAYSYILSMGAEGLKKASSLAVLNANYIKEKLKDLFHLQFDRPCMHEVVFSDHKQEQNKISTLDIAKRLMDFGFHPPTIYFPLVVKGAIMIEPTETESKDDIDSFIAAMRTIAHEADNDPEILRQAPSKCKVKRMDETTAARKPQLCG, from the coding sequence ATGAATGACAATTCGGTTGCCGGAGGCCTGATTCTAAACGAAAAAATGCTCTGGGAGCGTGGAAAAAAAGGGAGATCCGGTTTTTCCCTGCCGAAGCGTGATGTAAAAGAATGCCTGCTTGATCACGAACTTACAGGCTCAGGATCAGGACCCGATTTGCCGGACCTTAGCGAAATAGATGTTATTCGCCATTTTACAAGGCTATCCACCTGGAATTTCGGTATAGATACCGGCCTGTATCCTTTGGGCTCCTGCACCATGAAATATAATCCCAAAACCAACGAAAGGCAGGCGGCTCTTACAGGTCTGGCAGGCTCTCATCCCCTGCTGCCTTCTGATTTTTCCCAGGGCGCGCTGGAATTGATGTTCAAGTTAGAGCAGTTTCTGGCGGAAATAACAGGGCTGGATGCGGCTACACTTCAGCCCGGAGCCGGTGCCCATGGAGAACTATCCGGAATGCTTATGATCAACGCCTGGCACAAGGCCAAGGGCTCGCCCAGATCAAAAATCATAATCCCGGATACCGCTCATGGAACAAACCCCGCAAGTGCTGCGCTCTGCGGATTCACGCCGGTGCATATACTGTCAAATGAGAAAGGCATCCTTTCTTCCGAAGATGTTGCTGCTGTAATGGATGATGATACAGCCGGTATCATGGTAACAAATCCCAATACTCTGGGTCTGTTCGAAGAAAACATCGTGCAAATAACCGAATTGGTACATGCAAAGGGAGGGCTGGTATATTGTGACGGCGCAAACCTGAATGCCGTTATGGGAATTGTCGATATGAAGAGAATCGGGATAGATATAATGCACCTGAATCTGCATAAAACATTTTCAACCCCCCACGGAGGGGGCGGTCCCGGTTCCGGTCCTGTCTGTGTTACAAAGATGCTTGAACCTTTTTTGCCGGTCCCCAGGGTTATAAAAAAAGGCGGCAAGTATATTCTTTCGGAAGAATTTCCCAATTCCATAGGCCGGCTGCTCGCCTTTCACGGGCATTTCAGCGTTCTGGTAAAAGCCTACAGCTATATCCTCAGTATGGGAGCCGAGGGATTAAAAAAAGCCAGCAGTCTGGCCGTTCTTAATGCAAATTATATTAAAGAGAAGCTCAAGGACCTGTTTCATCTTCAATTTGACCGCCCCTGTATGCACGAAGTTGTTTTTTCGGATCATAAGCAGGAGCAGAATAAGATCTCGACCCTCGATATTGCCAAGCGCCTGATGGATTTCGGTTTTCACCCGCCTACTATCTATTTCCCGCTGGTGGTCAAAGGCGCGATCATGATTGAACCGACTGAAACCGAATCAAAGGATGATATAGATTCTTTTATTGCCGCAATGAGAACAATTGCCCATGAGGCGGACAACGACCCTGAAATTCTCAGACAGGCTCCTTCAAAATGCAAAGTCAAACGGATGGACGAAACAACTGCGGCTCGCAAGCCGCAGCTTTGCGGGTAA
- a CDS encoding ATP-binding protein, with protein MKREIYDRLQDLITDRADNDVIIIEGARQVGKSYLVNSVLKTIGRPYLAYDLEKNPKIRREISKTEDFFDFSTLMTDRYNLQPGSILFFDEAQECRKLAEYVKSFKEDWHDIKVILTGSSMNRFFPAGARIPVGRMKSMCIFSFSFSEFVKFVKGKPLYEYILSAPEKTPESRHILLLELFDDYMLIGGYPEAVKAFKSGKPSSDIIEEIIASLEEDFERKEAYQPGLFINTLRSVANHIGSPSKYTHIDATKYHAKQILEAMKSWHIILEVSQYSLDPNHSDFLPKRYLHDLGVVNMFRSLAVPAISLIGTIDPGLRTPLGGVFENAVLLNLLQGASAFKSVATWKKSKQAGIEVDFIVAIIDARTRIPVECKATTSIQKRHYKNIIHYLDLTGQKFGILVSAAPYEKIVDKGRIIINLPIYLATRSNIIEYFKKNNVKEQLYPTEKFKKQ; from the coding sequence ATGAAACGGGAAATCTATGACAGATTACAAGATCTTATTACAGATCGAGCTGACAATGATGTGATTATCATTGAAGGTGCCAGGCAGGTTGGGAAATCCTATCTTGTGAACAGCGTTTTAAAAACCATAGGCAGACCGTATCTGGCTTATGACCTGGAAAAAAATCCGAAAATACGCCGGGAAATTTCAAAAACAGAAGATTTTTTCGATTTTAGCACCCTGATGACTGATAGATATAATCTTCAGCCCGGGTCAATCCTGTTTTTTGATGAAGCCCAGGAATGCAGGAAACTGGCAGAGTATGTCAAATCGTTTAAAGAAGACTGGCATGACATTAAAGTGATTCTGACAGGTTCTTCGATGAACAGATTTTTTCCTGCAGGTGCGCGAATACCTGTCGGCAGAATGAAAAGCATGTGTATTTTTAGTTTTTCCTTTTCCGAATTCGTCAAATTTGTAAAAGGAAAGCCTCTGTATGAATATATTCTCTCAGCGCCGGAAAAAACACCAGAGTCAAGACACATACTTTTGCTGGAGCTTTTTGATGATTATATGCTAATCGGAGGCTATCCTGAAGCTGTTAAAGCATTTAAATCAGGCAAACCATCATCTGACATTATTGAAGAAATTATTGCATCTCTTGAAGAAGATTTTGAAAGAAAAGAAGCATACCAGCCCGGTTTGTTTATAAATACGCTTCGCTCTGTAGCCAATCATATTGGAAGTCCGTCAAAATATACCCATATTGATGCAACCAAATATCATGCAAAACAGATTTTGGAAGCAATGAAATCCTGGCATATTATACTTGAAGTCTCTCAGTATTCTTTAGATCCCAATCACAGCGATTTTCTTCCAAAAAGATATCTTCATGATCTCGGTGTTGTAAATATGTTCAGAAGTTTGGCTGTTCCTGCGATTTCCTTGATAGGCACTATTGATCCGGGATTGAGGACACCACTTGGAGGGGTATTTGAGAATGCTGTTTTGTTAAATCTTCTTCAAGGAGCTTCGGCATTTAAATCTGTTGCCACATGGAAAAAAAGCAAACAGGCGGGTATTGAAGTCGATTTTATTGTAGCTATTATAGATGCAAGAACCCGAATACCTGTTGAATGCAAGGCCACGACGTCAATACAGAAAAGACATTATAAAAATATTATACATTATCTGGATTTAACCGGACAAAAATTTGGCATACTGGTTTCCGCCGCTCCTTATGAAAAGATAGTAGATAAAGGGCGGATCATTATCAATCTGCCAATCTACCTGGCCACCAGATCAAATATTATAGAATATTTTAAGAAAAATAACGTAAAAGAGCAGTTATATCCCACAGAAAAATTTAAAAAACAGTGA
- the gcvPA gene encoding aminomethyl-transferring glycine dehydrogenase subunit GcvPA, which translates to MRYLPHTEEEIAAMLDLVGVKRLDDLFSSIPDNCRKKSLNLPDAMTEWELNLHMDSLAESMAGPPAYKVFLGAGRYDHFIPASVTHLLNRSEFVTAYTPYQPEMSQGTLQAIYEYQTLAARLMGVDLATASHYDGATALAEALLMAVRKTKKNKIAVSGLIHPAWLDVVNTYFAPGDCEIIRLPWTKEGRTDLSVIEKREDLAAVAIQSPNFFGCIEDLKAAGKKIDAIKALVIVSFTEALAYGLLKSPGNCGADIVCGEGQSLGLPQAFGGPGLGMLGSRSEFMRLLPGRLVGRTKDIDGMPGFVLTLATREQHIRREKATSNICSNNSLCALAAVIYMASLGGTGIRQLAQLNHDKAQYLKTELKKAGFNIPYSSPVFNEFVVEFQPDFKKIYDRLLEKKIIAGLNIEPYFPELPGRYLLCVTETITKKDMDALIKEVQL; encoded by the coding sequence ATGCGTTATCTTCCACACACAGAAGAAGAGATTGCCGCCATGCTCGATCTGGTGGGGGTGAAACGGCTGGATGATCTTTTCTCGTCTATTCCCGACAATTGCCGCAAGAAAAGTCTTAACCTTCCGGATGCAATGACTGAATGGGAATTAAACCTTCACATGGACAGTCTGGCTGAAAGCATGGCCGGGCCGCCTGCTTATAAGGTCTTCCTGGGTGCGGGCAGGTATGATCATTTTATTCCGGCTTCTGTGACCCACTTGCTGAACCGTTCTGAATTTGTGACTGCCTATACTCCTTATCAGCCTGAAATGAGCCAGGGTACCCTTCAAGCTATTTATGAGTATCAGACCCTTGCAGCCAGGTTGATGGGAGTCGATTTAGCCACGGCCTCACATTATGACGGGGCCACCGCTTTGGCGGAAGCACTCTTAATGGCGGTACGTAAAACAAAAAAAAATAAAATAGCAGTATCAGGCCTGATACATCCGGCCTGGCTGGATGTTGTAAATACTTATTTTGCGCCCGGGGACTGTGAAATTATCAGGCTACCCTGGACAAAAGAAGGAAGAACCGACCTTTCAGTTATAGAAAAAAGAGAAGATCTGGCTGCTGTTGCGATACAGTCCCCTAATTTTTTTGGATGTATAGAAGATCTTAAAGCTGCGGGTAAAAAAATAGATGCAATCAAAGCCCTCGTTATTGTATCCTTTACCGAAGCCCTGGCATACGGACTTTTAAAAAGCCCTGGGAATTGCGGCGCGGATATTGTTTGCGGTGAAGGACAGAGCCTTGGACTGCCGCAAGCCTTCGGCGGACCCGGTCTAGGCATGCTCGGCAGCAGATCCGAATTTATGCGCCTTCTTCCGGGCCGTCTGGTGGGCCGGACAAAAGATATAGACGGAATGCCCGGTTTTGTGCTGACCCTGGCAACAAGGGAGCAGCATATCCGCCGTGAAAAAGCGACTTCAAATATTTGCTCCAACAACAGCCTCTGCGCCTTGGCTGCTGTAATCTACATGGCTTCCCTCGGCGGAACAGGTATTCGACAACTGGCCCAGCTTAACCATGACAAGGCCCAATACCTGAAAACTGAACTGAAAAAAGCCGGTTTTAACATTCCGTATTCAAGCCCGGTTTTTAATGAGTTTGTAGTTGAGTTCCAGCCGGATTTTAAAAAAATATATGACCGGCTCCTGGAAAAGAAAATTATAGCCGGTCTTAATATAGAGCCATATTTCCCCGAACTGCCTGGTCGGTATCTCTTGTGCGTTACAGAAACCATTACCAAAAAAGATATGGATGCTTTAATAAAAGAGGTGCAATTATGA